In one window of Henckelia pumila isolate YLH828 chromosome 1, ASM3356847v2, whole genome shotgun sequence DNA:
- the LOC140868937 gene encoding uncharacterized protein, protein MGIENTIKDENNESPQNRAKAMIFLRHHLHDGLKIEYLTIKDPLDLWNNLKERYSHQKTVILPKTRYDWMHLRLQDFKSVSEYNSALFRISSQLKLCGEKITDDDFLEKTYSTFHASNVLLQQQYREKGFKKYSELISCLLVAEQNNELLMKNHEIRPTRANPFPEVNVAMHDEKRKQNKTEFGRGSGHGHGRGRDRGRGRGRGRGRERRRGRFHPYNRGHEEPRDYSHSNQKNTNYQKWGNDQAKKVEIGQNNMPKKSENECYRCGIKGHWYQNCRTPKHLVDPYQASKEKARDIETNFIYQSEDLSQVPSFSAPFDVSDFFEDPDGRIDHLIGDGSVQNY, encoded by the coding sequence ATGGGTattgaaaatacaatcaaagatgaaaataatgaatcaCCGCAAAACCGTGCAAAGGCTATGATATTCCTTCGTCACCATCTTCATGATGGTTTGAAAATTGAGTATTTGACGATAAAAGATCCTCTTGATCTGTGGAATAATTTGAAAGAGAGATATAGCCATCAAAAGACGGTGATTCTCCCAAAAACACGCTATGATTGGATGCATTTGCGCTTACAAGATTTTAAGTCTGTAAGTGAATATAATTCTGCATTATTTCGCATCAGTTCACAATTGAAATTGTGTGGAGAAAAAATAACTGATGatgattttttggaaaaaacatATTCCACGTTTCATGCCTCTAATGTTCTCCTGCAACAGCAGTATAGAGAGAAAGGCTTCAAAaaatattctgaattgatttcaTGTTTACTTGTGGCTGAGCAAAATAATGAATTATTGATGAAAAATCATGAAATCCGTCCCACTAGAGCCAACCCATTCCCTGAAGTGAATGTGGCGATGCATgatgaaaaaagaaaacaaaataagaCCGAATTTGGTCGTGGTAGTGGTCATGGTCATGGACGTGGCCGTGaccgtggacgtggacgtggacgtggacgtggcCGTGAGCGCCGTCGAGGACGCTTTCATCCGTATAATCGTGGGCATGAAGAGCCACGTGACTATAGTCATAGCAATCAAAAGAATACAAATTATCAAAAATGGGGTAATGACCAAGCAAAAAAAGTTGAAATTGGTCAAAATAATATGCCAAAGAAATCAGAAAATGAGTGCTATAGATGTGGAATAAAAGGGCATTGGTATCAAAATTGTCGTACGCCCAAACACCTTGTTGATCCCTACCAAGCATCAAAAGAAAAGGCAAGAGATATAGAGactaattttatttatcaaagtGAAGATTTAAGCCAAGTCCCATCCTTCTCAGCACCTTTcgatgtttctgatttctttgAAGACCCAGATGGGAGAATTGATCATTTGATTGGAGATGGCAGCGTGcagaattattaa